The Bacteroidota bacterium region ATATTTGTTTTACCGGTAGTATTTACAGAAGTGACAAGTTGGTTCACACCATTTGTAGCGTTACTACTGGTCTGGATATAAAATCGCGCGTTCGCGCCAGTCATAAATCCATAACAACCTCCACCAGTCTGTGCAGCTGTAGCCACTGCGACAGTTGCATTTCCGGATGGAGCACTGGCTTCAGCGGCGGCTTGGGAACTGATAGTTCCTCCACTTAGTCCGTTCCACGCAGCAGTACCCGTCGGCATGGTGGTAAATGTCGTTGTTCCGAAATTTTGCGTGTACGGAAGTGTTTGTACAGCCGGCGCTGTTTGCGCAAATGAGAAAATGGAAATGTTGATGAAGAATAAAAACATCATCCAAGTGCACCATTGAACAAAATTTACAGGGGGATTTGCGAATGGTTTGTAGTGTGTTGTCATGTATTTGTTGTTAAGTGTTTCACTGTTGATAAAACGCGGAAAGCCTTATAAACGCTGGCTTCCAGCAGGGAAACAAAGTAACAAAAAAACACTCAAAATCACATTATCTGCAGGTTAATAAACTATAAAATCGTACTTGGTAAAATGATAGAAAAACATGGTAAATAAAAAATCCCCCATAGCCGTGGGGGATTTATCACCTCATAAAAATATAGCCAATTTTTATTTGTTCGTGTTGAGTCGCTGATTTCTTTCTTCGAGCAATTGCATGATAATTTTATAATCGCTCAGGGACACCGGACGAATATTCAGAATGTCATCCAGATTGGTTTTTACGCTCAGGCGTGCACATGTTTCTTTATCGTATTTCTCAAAAGCAGTCTTGTAAGCCTGCATATGTAACTGAGGGATAAAGTAATATTCAATTTCAGAAAGTATCAGATTGTATTTATTGATAATGATTCCCGGCTCTTTTGTTCCATTTCGAAAAGAGAACATGCTGTACACATGTATGAAGTCTTGGATTTCGATTGCTGTCATGGGGATGTTGATTATGAACGCAAAGTAGCTTCAGGAAAGCAGGAGGTCAATCAATATTGGTAAACCTGGTATTATTCAATATCAAAAGGTCGATTTATCTGGGTGAATGACGGAAAGGAGCTCCTACTCTTGTATTTTTTAAAGACAATAATTCATGTTGGTGGGCCTGAAACTTCATTTATTCCCCAATAAAGGCCTTTAAAGGACTAATTGGCAATATCTTGAAAAAAATAAAGCCCGGAGGCTGCGTCCCCCGGGCTTCAGAAAAGCTAGAATAATTTGGAGCTAGTGTGAAAAGTCTCACAAATGTGGACTTATTTATTAGAGTGGGAAATACCCCATATAGGGTAATTAATACCCTATTATTGGGGTAGTGATCAGGTATTTTTCAAAAAAAGCCCATTTTTTCAGCCTTCCGTATTAGTTCAGCTGCATTTTTTGCGTCCAGTTTCTTCATTAGCGCTTTTCGATGGGTTTTGATGGTGTGCGCACTTACATGGAGCTTTGAAGCGATTTTTTCGGAAGACAAGCCTTCCGACATCAATAAAAGAACTTCCATTTCTCTTTCGCTGATATCCGGCATATCATCTTTATGGTCATGATTCAATTTGTTCTTACGAAGGTTTTGTAAAAACTCAAGATTGATATAGGGTTTACCATCAATAATGCGAATGGAATCGTGTTGATTTTCTTCTTCAGTTATTAGTTTGTTGGTGGCAGTATTTTTTGTGCGGGGAGTAAAAGATACGATCAGAAATTTAATTTGCTGATTTGCGTCTCGTTCCAACACACCGGTAATACATTTGATTTTAACGTAGCCTTTATTTTTTCTTTTGTATCGAAAATGTGTTTCCCAATTCAGGTGATCGTGTACAAATGGCTGGTTGATTCTTTTTTCAATGTTCTGCTGATAAATTTCCATGATACTCCCCAGATCTTCCTTGTGTATATTGGCAAGACCAAATGCCCAGCCTCCGTTCAGAAAGTCTTCTTTTGTCCACCCGGTAATTTCTTCCAGGCCTGAACTTGCGAAGTGATTTTTGCCGGTC contains the following coding sequences:
- a CDS encoding PAS domain-containing protein; this translates as MKSVLDFIKPLRSVFDINSEGILITNLSGKIAYCNPILSRFLKQEVSSLKGRMLTSVFPELNFIEIHKKISRRHSFKCTITVLTDNKIDIPEIPVSAFHLGDNNDPVGAQFIFESFGKLTDQDKFSSKNQSILKVMDNRPDIGWIVSDIQTGKNHFASSGLEEITGWTKEDFLNGGWAFGLANIHKEDLGSIMEIYQQNIEKRINQPFVHDHLNWETHFRYKRKNKGYVKIKCITGVLERDANQQIKFLIVSFTPRTKNTATNKLITEEENQHDSIRIIDGKPYINLEFLQNLRKNKLNHDHKDDMPDISEREMEVLLLMSEGLSSEKIASKLHVSAHTIKTHRKALMKKLDAKNAAELIRKAEKMGFF